One window of Papaver somniferum cultivar HN1 chromosome 9, ASM357369v1, whole genome shotgun sequence genomic DNA carries:
- the LOC113314052 gene encoding elicitor-responsive protein 1-like yields the protein MSGLLEIVLVDAQGLPNSDLIGKMDPYVTIQYKNQNLRSSVAKEPDGQYNVAFKIFDRDTFSRDDLIGETSISMKDLVELGAKKGKTNVEPRKYSVFESKKNKPVQGRAGDIHVGLTFTPKIC from the exons ATGAGTGGTTTACTGGAGATCGTGCTTGTGGATGCACAAGGCTTGCCTAATTCTGATTTGATTG GGAAAATGGATCCGTATGTTACGATTCAATACAAGAACCAAAACCTGAGGAGCTCTGTTGCCAAAG AGCCAGATGGACAATACAATGTGGCGTTCAAAATTTTCGATAGAGACACATTTTCCAGAGACGACTTAATTggagaaacttc GATATCCATGAAGGATTTGGTGGAATTGGGTGCCAAAAAGGGAAAAACAAATGTAGAACCCCGCAAATACAGTGTTTTTGAAAGTAAGAAGAATAAACCAGTTCAAGGCAGAGCGGGAGACATTCATGTAGGGCTAACCTTCACCCCAAAGATATGTTAG